A part of Paenibacillus sp. sptzw28 genomic DNA contains:
- the rpmI gene encoding 50S ribosomal protein L35 → MPKMKTHSSLKDRFKITGTGKVKRYKAYRNHLLSGKSARQKRVLATQPLMAPGDVKRLKQGLANIK, encoded by the coding sequence ATGCCTAAAATGAAAACGCACAGCAGTCTGAAAGACCGCTTCAAAATTACCGGTACCGGTAAAGTTAAACGTTATAAAGCGTACCGCAACCACTTGCTCTCCGGTAAATCAGCTCGTCAAAAGCGCGTACTGGCTACTCAGCCGCTTATGGCTCCGGGCGATGTTAAGCGCCTGAAGCAAGGCCTTGCAAACATAAAATAA
- the infC gene encoding translation initiation factor IF-3 has product MSREHQINDEIRAREVRVVGAEGEQIGIKPFREALQMAIDLNMDLVNVAPTAKPPVCRIMDYGKFRYETQKKEKEARKNQKIVDTKEVWFRANIDENDYQTKFRNVVKFLNEGDKVKCSVRFRGREITHAAVGQRILDRLAKEVAEMCVMERMPKLEGRSMIMILAPKTTN; this is encoded by the coding sequence ATTAGCAGGGAACATCAGATTAACGATGAGATCCGGGCAAGGGAAGTGCGCGTGGTCGGTGCAGAAGGCGAGCAGATCGGGATTAAACCTTTTCGCGAAGCGCTCCAAATGGCAATCGATTTGAACATGGACCTGGTGAACGTTGCACCGACAGCAAAACCGCCGGTGTGCCGGATTATGGATTACGGCAAATTCCGTTACGAAACGCAGAAGAAAGAGAAAGAAGCCCGCAAGAATCAGAAAATCGTGGACACCAAGGAAGTCTGGTTCCGCGCCAACATTGACGAGAACGACTACCAAACGAAGTTCCGCAATGTTGTGAAGTTTCTGAATGAGGGCGATAAAGTCAAATGTTCCGTCCGTTTTCGCGGACGTGAAATTACGCATGCCGCAGTCGGACAACGCATTCTTGACCGGCTTGCGAAGGAAGTTGCCGAAATGTGTGTCATGGAGCGTATGCCGAAGCTTGAAGGCCGCAGCATGATCATGATATTGGCTCCGAAAACCACCAACTAA
- a CDS encoding phosphatase PAP2 family protein, protein MDRVINWLQTNEHKVLMWANRRPFHRGMCMWMDRWLSSVTHMGGATFTLASALLCALFAPNPWHTAGWQCAAAVAASHIPVAFIKRKYRRLRPHQAIPHVQTGRKPLCDSSFPSGHTTAIFAWLTPWLIADTALLPVLLPLALVLGISVAWSRMYLGLHYPSDVAAGALLGSLTSLAVSSLWSLS, encoded by the coding sequence ATGGATCGAGTGATAAATTGGCTTCAAACTAATGAACATAAGGTTCTGATGTGGGCGAACAGGAGGCCGTTTCATAGAGGAATGTGTATGTGGATGGATCGGTGGCTCAGCTCTGTCACGCATATGGGAGGCGCAACATTCACACTCGCGAGCGCCCTTTTATGCGCTTTGTTTGCGCCGAACCCTTGGCATACAGCCGGTTGGCAATGCGCCGCTGCAGTCGCGGCCAGCCATATTCCGGTTGCCTTCATAAAGCGCAAATACCGCCGGCTCCGTCCTCATCAGGCGATTCCGCATGTTCAGACGGGCCGGAAGCCTTTATGCGATTCTTCTTTCCCCTCAGGCCATACGACCGCTATTTTCGCTTGGCTTACACCATGGCTTATCGCGGATACGGCGCTGCTGCCGGTACTGCTGCCGCTGGCTCTCGTCCTCGGCATTTCCGTAGCTTGGTCACGCATGTATCTCGGGCTGCATTACCCTTCAGACGTCGCCGCCGGTGCGCTGCTCGGCTCGCTCACGTCCTTGGCTGTTTCGTCATTATGGTCTTTGAGCTGA
- the trmB gene encoding tRNA (guanosine(46)-N7)-methyltransferase TrmB, with product MRLRGRKGIRESLEAQPELVVLDAAPHKGRWREFFGNENPIYIELGMGKGRFISDMSVRNPDINFIGVDMYDELIRRAAEKARNAWADKGGEPRNLALLRANIESIEDMFAPCEITRIHLNFSDPWPKSKHARRRLTHSRFVEKYMEILNERGEIHFKTDSQSLFEFSLNSFADMELHMRNISLNLHKDGLREDLVLTEYEAKFVERGNNIYRVEVVIGKDALSDHREAKKQVQLKDHNDETAKDVSEPSSAPAATSEG from the coding sequence ATGCGTCTTAGAGGAAGAAAAGGAATTCGCGAGAGTCTGGAGGCGCAGCCTGAACTGGTAGTTCTGGATGCAGCTCCGCACAAAGGCCGCTGGCGGGAGTTTTTCGGTAATGAAAATCCGATTTATATCGAACTGGGCATGGGTAAAGGACGTTTCATCAGCGATATGAGCGTGCGCAACCCGGATATTAATTTTATCGGCGTGGACATGTACGACGAATTGATTCGGCGTGCCGCCGAGAAGGCACGAAATGCATGGGCGGACAAGGGCGGAGAACCCCGGAACCTTGCGCTGCTGCGCGCGAATATCGAAAGCATTGAGGACATGTTCGCTCCCTGCGAGATAACTCGAATTCACTTGAATTTCAGCGATCCCTGGCCGAAAAGCAAACACGCCCGCAGAAGGTTGACTCATTCGCGTTTTGTCGAAAAATATATGGAGATTTTAAATGAGCGCGGCGAAATTCATTTCAAAACCGACTCTCAGTCATTGTTCGAATTTTCGCTGAACAGCTTTGCCGATATGGAGCTTCATATGCGCAATATTTCATTGAACTTGCATAAGGACGGACTTCGCGAGGATCTGGTTCTGACCGAATATGAAGCGAAATTCGTCGAACGCGGAAACAACATTTACCGCGTGGAAGTCGTTATCGGCAAGGATGCGTTGAGCGACCACCGGGAAGCCAAGAAGCAGGTTCAGCTCAAAGACCATAATGACGAAACAGCCAAGGACGTGAGCGAGCCGAGCAGCGCACCGGCGGCGACGTCTGAAGGGTAA
- a CDS encoding class I SAM-dependent methyltransferase, protein MGFLSVLSMAHKLVAERVSPGDTVVDATCGNGVDTQFLAELVGPRGLVYAFDIQERALERTRQRLAEALGGVNVQPPNLCLVQDSHAAMASHVAAGTHGRLAAAMFNLGYLPGADPALITKTESTLEALEAAQSLLRPGGIMTIVLYPGHSGGELEASAVEDWAASLPQSNGQAILYRFAQKQDAPFLIAVEKRQPRHT, encoded by the coding sequence ATGGGGTTTCTTTCCGTTCTCAGCATGGCGCATAAGCTGGTGGCCGAGCGGGTCTCTCCGGGCGATACCGTAGTTGATGCGACCTGCGGCAATGGCGTGGACACTCAGTTTCTCGCCGAGCTTGTCGGGCCGCGAGGCCTTGTTTACGCCTTCGACATCCAGGAGCGGGCGCTGGAGCGGACACGCCAAAGGCTGGCTGAGGCACTGGGCGGGGTGAACGTTCAACCGCCCAATCTGTGTCTGGTGCAGGACAGTCATGCCGCAATGGCCTCGCATGTAGCCGCAGGGACGCATGGGCGGCTGGCGGCCGCGATGTTCAACCTCGGTTACTTGCCGGGAGCCGATCCTGCGCTCATAACGAAGACCGAATCAACATTAGAGGCTCTGGAAGCGGCTCAGTCGCTTCTCAGGCCCGGCGGCATCATGACCATCGTGCTCTATCCCGGACACTCCGGAGGTGAATTGGAAGCCTCTGCTGTTGAAGATTGGGCGGCCTCACTCCCCCAATCAAACGGACAAGCGATTCTGTACCGATTCGCGCAAAAACAGGACGCCCCGTTCCTTATCGCGGTTGAGAAGAGACAGCCCCGGCATACATAG
- a CDS encoding putative holin-like toxin: MEVYQSLSLMIGFATLVILILSFSHKKKK, translated from the coding sequence TTGGAGGTCTATCAGAGTTTATCGCTCATGATCGGATTCGCAACGCTTGTCATCCTCATTCTCTCGTTCTCGCATAAAAAAAAGAAGTAG
- the rplT gene encoding 50S ribosomal protein L20, whose product MARVKGGFVRARRRKRILKLAKGYFGSKHRLFKTAKEQVMKSLLYAYRDRRQRKRDFRKLWIVRINAAARQNGLSYSKFMFGLKQAGVEVNRKMLADLAVNDINAFNSLAGLAKEKVNA is encoded by the coding sequence ATGGCAAGAGTTAAAGGCGGATTCGTCCGCGCACGTCGTCGTAAAAGAATTTTGAAGCTCGCAAAGGGCTACTTCGGTTCCAAACACCGCCTGTTTAAAACAGCAAAAGAGCAAGTGATGAAATCACTGCTCTACGCATACCGCGACCGCCGTCAACGGAAACGCGACTTCCGCAAGCTGTGGATCGTCCGTATCAATGCGGCTGCCCGTCAAAACGGCCTGTCCTACAGCAAATTCATGTTTGGCTTGAAACAAGCCGGCGTTGAAGTGAACCGCAAAATGCTCGCTGACCTGGCGGTTAACGACATTAATGCGTTCAACTCGCTTGCAGGTCTTGCGAAAGAGAAAGTAAACGCGTAA
- a CDS encoding glycosyltransferase family 2 protein: MVNTILIMFQIFLAFVGVYQFSISLFGIVRKRKLLNHKPQKSFAVLVAAHNEEKVVGALIENLKKLDYPKELYDIFVICDNCTDGTADIARSYGVQACERKNPHLRGKGHAIEWMLKELWALPRQYDAIVMFDADNLVGNDFLIHMNNDLCEGHKVIQGYLDTKNPSDSWVTASYAITYWYCNRLWQLSRRNLKMANFLGGTGMCFESGLLKEMGWGATSLVEDLEFSMRCIQRGIHPVLNYEAKVYDEKPLSFKASSRQRLRWMQGHFTVARHYFFPLLWASIKERSFVKFDAALYSISVYNTFFGFIVTSLIWMDNIIPADNVFTSIYYYMPNWVAGVAISLSLIMFPLVMILEGVKSWKMYAHLFSMVIFQLSWLPITFYAFFTQNNKQWSHTQHTRVLRLEEVQSKQV, translated from the coding sequence ATGGTCAACACAATTCTGATTATGTTTCAAATTTTTTTGGCTTTCGTCGGTGTTTATCAGTTCAGCATCTCCCTTTTCGGTATCGTCAGGAAACGCAAGCTTTTAAATCACAAACCGCAAAAGTCGTTCGCCGTCCTTGTCGCCGCCCACAACGAAGAGAAAGTGGTCGGGGCGCTAATTGAGAACCTTAAGAAGCTCGATTATCCGAAAGAACTTTACGATATTTTCGTTATTTGCGACAACTGTACGGACGGAACGGCGGATATCGCCCGCAGCTACGGCGTCCAGGCTTGCGAGAGAAAGAACCCTCATCTGCGCGGCAAAGGCCACGCAATCGAATGGATGCTCAAGGAATTATGGGCATTGCCGCGCCAATACGACGCGATCGTCATGTTTGATGCGGATAACCTGGTGGGCAACGATTTTCTCATTCACATGAACAATGATTTGTGCGAAGGCCATAAGGTGATTCAAGGCTATCTGGATACGAAGAATCCGTCGGATTCGTGGGTAACCGCATCGTACGCCATTACTTACTGGTACTGCAACCGTTTGTGGCAGCTCTCCCGCAGAAATTTGAAAATGGCCAATTTCCTTGGTGGGACGGGCATGTGCTTCGAATCCGGCCTGCTCAAAGAAATGGGCTGGGGTGCGACCAGTCTGGTCGAGGATCTGGAGTTCTCGATGCGCTGTATCCAGCGCGGAATCCATCCTGTGCTTAATTACGAGGCGAAGGTTTATGACGAGAAGCCGCTCAGCTTTAAAGCTTCCTCCCGTCAGCGTCTTCGCTGGATGCAGGGTCATTTCACGGTAGCGCGTCACTATTTTTTCCCGCTGCTGTGGGCAAGCATCAAAGAACGCAGCTTCGTCAAATTCGATGCCGCTTTATACTCGATTTCGGTCTACAACACTTTTTTCGGTTTTATCGTAACCTCGTTAATCTGGATGGATAACATTATTCCAGCCGATAACGTCTTTACATCGATTTATTACTACATGCCGAACTGGGTGGCTGGAGTCGCTATCAGCTTGTCGCTCATTATGTTCCCGCTTGTTATGATCCTGGAAGGCGTCAAATCGTGGAAGATGTATGCGCATCTGTTTTCAATGGTTATCTTCCAGCTGTCATGGCTGCCGATTACGTTCTATGCGTTCTTTACGCAAAACAACAAGCAGTGGAGCCACACGCAGCACACGCGCGTTCTTCGTTTGGAAGAAGTACAGAGTAAACAGGTGTAG
- a CDS encoding TIGR01212 family radical SAM protein (This family includes YhcC from E. coli K-12, an uncharacterized radical SAM protein.), with protein sequence MKATIHEDSAVKPRLWADKRFHTWNYEMREQFGGKVFKVMLDAGFTCPNRDGSIATGGCTFCSARGSGDFAGSRRDDLVTQFNKIRDLQHQKWPSARYIGYFQAYTNTYAPVEELREYYEAILSQPGVVGLSIATRPDCLPDDVVDYLAELNERTYLWVEMGLQTIHETTSQLINRAHDTDCYVDAVQRLRARGIRVCAHIIYGLPQETHDMMLATGRAVAGMDVQGIKIHLLHLMRKTPMVKQYEAGLLRFLERDEYVGLIADTLEVLPPGMIVHRLTGDAPRDLLIGPMWSLKKWEVLNAIDDELRRRGTWQGRLWEDR encoded by the coding sequence ATGAAAGCAACCATACACGAAGATTCCGCCGTTAAACCCAGATTGTGGGCGGATAAACGGTTCCATACCTGGAATTACGAAATGCGGGAGCAGTTTGGCGGCAAGGTGTTTAAAGTAATGCTCGACGCAGGCTTCACATGCCCCAACCGGGACGGCTCCATCGCCACCGGCGGGTGCACGTTTTGCAGCGCTCGCGGCTCCGGCGATTTTGCCGGCAGCCGGCGTGACGATTTGGTGACCCAGTTCAATAAGATACGGGACCTTCAGCATCAAAAATGGCCCAGCGCGCGCTATATCGGCTATTTTCAGGCATACACGAACACATATGCGCCTGTGGAGGAGCTTCGGGAGTATTACGAAGCAATTCTGAGCCAGCCGGGGGTAGTCGGATTGTCGATCGCGACGCGGCCGGATTGTCTTCCTGATGATGTGGTCGATTATTTGGCCGAGCTGAACGAGAGGACGTATCTATGGGTGGAGATGGGGCTGCAGACGATCCATGAAACGACCTCGCAGCTCATCAACCGCGCTCACGATACGGACTGTTATGTGGATGCGGTTCAGCGCCTCAGAGCGCGGGGCATCCGGGTTTGCGCCCATATCATCTACGGTCTGCCGCAGGAAACGCACGATATGATGCTTGCCACAGGCCGGGCGGTTGCCGGGATGGATGTGCAGGGAATCAAGATCCATCTGCTTCATCTCATGCGCAAGACGCCGATGGTCAAGCAGTATGAGGCTGGACTGCTCCGCTTTCTTGAGCGCGATGAGTACGTCGGTTTGATTGCCGACACGCTTGAGGTGCTGCCTCCAGGGATGATCGTTCACCGGCTCACAGGCGACGCCCCCCGCGACTTGCTTATCGGTCCGATGTGGAGTCTTAAGAAGTGGGAAGTGCTCAACGCGATCGACGACGAGCTGCGCAGGCGCGGCACATGGCAAGGACGTCTGTGGGAGGATCGGTAA
- a CDS encoding SH3 domain-containing C40 family peptidase yields MKQRLALLMALILIALTIIPMTAMAAADASGTGEIKATVSLRTGPSTSYRVLKYLKAGDNVAILDKVNDYWYKVQDGLGQVGYISSLSKYIGIKTAGNAAAVASVSFRRAPSTGAERIRYLSKGESVQIVGQPNKYWFEIQDSQGVRGFVSSSPQYIQMGAGQSPSAGGTGSSGGVEAGSGGQSAVIERVIAAGMKYWGTPYEFSSDRNTTTTFDCSDFVRTVFLEGAGITLPSDSRKQGAYVKQKGGALTDWHQLKRGDLMFFMSYKGSKPASYAGVDKSAQTITHVGIYLGNGQVLHTYSKESGGVRTSDIAGTHWEYRFLFGGSAL; encoded by the coding sequence ATGAAACAACGATTAGCTTTACTTATGGCACTCATTCTCATCGCTCTCACTATTATTCCAATGACGGCCATGGCAGCCGCGGATGCATCGGGGACAGGGGAAATTAAGGCAACGGTAAGCTTACGGACGGGCCCTTCTACTTCATACCGCGTGTTAAAATATTTGAAAGCCGGCGATAATGTCGCGATTTTGGACAAAGTCAACGATTATTGGTACAAGGTGCAGGATGGTCTGGGGCAGGTCGGTTACATCTCCTCCCTCAGTAAATATATCGGGATCAAAACCGCGGGCAATGCAGCTGCCGTAGCGTCGGTGTCGTTTCGCAGGGCTCCTTCCACGGGTGCTGAGCGCATTCGGTATTTGAGCAAAGGCGAATCGGTGCAGATCGTCGGTCAACCGAATAAGTATTGGTTTGAGATTCAGGATTCGCAAGGCGTCAGAGGATTTGTAAGCTCCAGCCCTCAGTACATACAGATGGGAGCAGGCCAGTCTCCCTCGGCCGGCGGAACCGGCAGCAGCGGCGGCGTTGAAGCCGGAAGCGGCGGACAATCGGCAGTAATTGAGCGGGTAATCGCGGCGGGTATGAAATACTGGGGTACGCCGTATGAATTCTCTTCAGACCGTAATACCACAACAACGTTCGACTGCTCTGACTTCGTTCGCACGGTATTTCTGGAGGGTGCGGGGATTACTCTGCCTTCAGACTCCCGCAAGCAAGGGGCATATGTTAAGCAAAAGGGCGGCGCATTGACGGATTGGCATCAGTTGAAGCGCGGCGATCTCATGTTTTTCATGTCCTATAAAGGATCGAAACCGGCATCCTACGCAGGCGTGGACAAATCTGCACAGACTATAACGCATGTCGGAATTTACCTTGGCAACGGGCAAGTTTTGCACACTTATTCAAAGGAATCCGGCGGCGTACGGACGAGCGATATCGCAGGTACGCACTGGGAATACCGGTTTCTGTTCGGTGGGAGTGCACTCTAA
- a CDS encoding glycosyltransferase family 1 protein — translation MRLALFTDTFEPDVNGVAGTLGRWVDFMRRKGVTCIVFAPDAAERRSLAANTSSVERFASLPFFLYPECRLALPNPIHIRRALHAFKPTLIHVATPFNLGLCGIHYARKYNVPLVASYHTHFDRYLPFYNLHWMVKMLWRYMSWFHQDCRQIFVPSVSTLQELKKRGWEASRMAIWPRGIDPLQYHPRVDRDALLLRHRISPERFVVLYVGRLAPEKNVEAALAAFAKFQRDVCPSAIFVLAGDGPSGEALRRQAERESIPVHFLGFTAMPELQKWYASANVFLFPSPTETFGNVVLEAMACGTPVICADAGGVADTVKHGVNGLLCESANADAFSGALSMLYRDANLQSRLTARGRVYALRQSWDSIFEELLQRCKKAAFPGEGSSFRHIGK, via the coding sequence GTGAGACTTGCGCTATTTACAGACACCTTTGAACCGGATGTGAATGGAGTCGCAGGAACACTTGGGAGATGGGTAGATTTTATGCGGCGAAAAGGTGTGACTTGTATTGTTTTTGCACCTGACGCAGCCGAACGAAGGTCCCTCGCCGCCAATACCTCTTCAGTAGAACGATTTGCAAGCCTTCCTTTCTTCCTCTATCCTGAATGCCGTCTGGCCCTTCCGAATCCGATTCATATTCGCCGCGCTCTGCATGCTTTTAAACCGACTTTGATTCACGTCGCCACACCATTTAACCTTGGATTGTGCGGCATTCACTATGCCCGAAAATACAACGTTCCGCTCGTAGCCTCGTACCATACACATTTTGACAGGTATTTACCGTTTTACAATCTGCATTGGATGGTTAAGATGTTATGGAGATATATGAGTTGGTTTCATCAAGATTGCCGGCAGATCTTTGTCCCATCCGTATCTACGCTTCAAGAGCTGAAGAAGCGCGGGTGGGAAGCTTCGCGTATGGCCATTTGGCCGCGCGGAATCGATCCATTGCAGTATCATCCGCGTGTCGACAGGGACGCGCTGCTCCTGCGGCACCGGATCTCGCCTGAACGGTTCGTCGTATTGTATGTGGGGAGACTCGCCCCGGAGAAAAATGTAGAGGCAGCGCTTGCCGCCTTCGCTAAGTTTCAACGGGACGTATGTCCGAGCGCGATATTCGTGCTGGCAGGAGACGGTCCTTCCGGAGAGGCGCTGAGGCGGCAAGCCGAACGCGAAAGCATTCCTGTTCATTTTCTCGGTTTTACGGCAATGCCGGAACTGCAGAAATGGTATGCTTCCGCAAACGTTTTTCTGTTCCCGTCTCCGACGGAGACATTCGGCAATGTTGTTCTCGAAGCGATGGCTTGCGGTACCCCCGTTATATGCGCAGATGCCGGCGGCGTTGCCGACACCGTAAAGCATGGTGTCAACGGGCTGCTCTGCGAATCGGCAAATGCGGATGCATTTAGCGGCGCATTGAGCATGCTTTACCGCGATGCCAATTTACAGAGCCGCCTAACGGCCCGCGGAAGAGTGTACGCCTTGCGTCAATCGTGGGACAGTATTTTCGAAGAACTGCTGCAGCGCTGTAAGAAAGCGGCTTTTCCCGGCGAAGGTTCATCATTTCGTCACATAGGCAAATAA
- a CDS encoding type I phosphomannose isomerase catalytic subunit — protein sequence MTKAYPLQFKAEMKERIWGGRALEQFGLELPEGPIGEGWMIGDHPNGTTKVMNGELAGLGLDDIREKFGREFFGTQGFSERNGRFPLLIKLLDCNDDLSIQVHPTDLYEGLPEGELGKTEMWYILDAKPGAKIIYGLRDGVDRSVLSAAIAEGRVMDCLQEVPVEAGDAFYIPAGTVHALCAGVLVAEIQQNSDTTYRVFDYNRPGLDGKPRELHVEDSLNVIAYEGAGATRMKTDGIGANEWLRIAASPYFIVEKGVVQAPWQLSTSPESFVILVIAEGSGTLGWEGGKQDVKAGECFLLPASLGQYELDGRMTVLRSVAP from the coding sequence ATGACAAAAGCTTATCCACTTCAATTTAAAGCTGAAATGAAGGAACGAATTTGGGGCGGACGCGCGCTGGAGCAGTTCGGACTGGAACTGCCCGAAGGGCCGATCGGAGAAGGCTGGATGATCGGAGACCATCCCAACGGCACAACAAAGGTAATGAACGGTGAACTGGCGGGACTCGGTCTTGACGACATACGCGAGAAATTCGGCCGGGAATTCTTCGGAACGCAGGGCTTCTCCGAGCGCAACGGGCGATTCCCGCTTCTGATCAAGCTGCTCGACTGCAACGACGACCTGTCGATCCAAGTGCATCCGACCGACTTATACGAAGGCCTGCCGGAGGGAGAGCTTGGCAAGACGGAAATGTGGTACATACTTGACGCAAAGCCGGGGGCGAAAATCATTTACGGACTACGCGACGGTGTCGACCGGTCCGTGCTGTCGGCAGCGATTGCCGAAGGCCGTGTAATGGACTGCTTACAGGAGGTTCCGGTTGAAGCCGGGGACGCTTTCTACATACCGGCCGGCACCGTCCACGCGCTCTGTGCCGGTGTGCTGGTCGCCGAAATTCAGCAGAACTCGGATACGACATATCGCGTGTTCGATTACAACCGACCGGGGCTGGACGGCAAGCCCCGCGAGCTGCATGTTGAAGATTCGCTCAATGTTATTGCCTATGAAGGCGCAGGCGCGACTCGCATGAAGACGGATGGAATCGGCGCGAACGAATGGCTGCGTATAGCGGCATCGCCTTATTTTATCGTCGAGAAGGGGGTTGTTCAGGCACCCTGGCAGCTCTCGACGTCGCCGGAGAGCTTCGTTATTCTCGTCATTGCCGAAGGATCAGGGACATTAGGCTGGGAAGGCGGCAAACAGGATGTGAAGGCCGGAGAGTGCTTCCTGCTCCCTGCGAGTCTCGGCCAATATGAGCTTGACGGCAGAATGACCGTGCTGCGCAGCGTGGCGCCATAG
- a CDS encoding VOC family protein, which translates to MTVRKLEHVGIMVKDLEKSISFYTEIIGLSHLYTMTHTNGVIRLAFLAGADAQETELELIEGYNSGLPAEGKTHHVAFTVDDAEAEFERIKGLGVPLRDSEITTLPNGARYFFFYGPDGEFLEMFQPAGK; encoded by the coding sequence ATGACGGTACGCAAGCTGGAGCATGTCGGTATAATGGTAAAGGATTTGGAAAAATCGATTTCCTTTTATACGGAAATAATCGGCCTCTCGCACTTATACACGATGACGCATACAAACGGCGTTATCAGGCTGGCCTTTCTGGCTGGGGCTGATGCGCAGGAAACCGAGCTCGAGCTGATCGAAGGTTACAACAGCGGACTTCCGGCCGAAGGTAAAACGCATCATGTTGCTTTTACGGTCGACGATGCCGAAGCGGAGTTCGAGCGAATCAAGGGACTTGGCGTGCCGCTGCGAGACTCGGAAATAACGACGCTCCCCAATGGAGCGCGCTACTTTTTCTTTTACGGCCCTGATGGTGAATTTCTTGAAATGTTTCAACCCGCAGGGAAGTAA
- a CDS encoding KTSC domain-containing protein produces MLLPVESKQIAFCSYNEDESTLHLYFHTGDIVAYPYVDKEDYQSVLDATNRYDTLMKVTQKGQYTDEIRSDGPETGVPAWQDI; encoded by the coding sequence ATGCTTTTACCGGTGGAATCGAAACAAATTGCCTTTTGCTCTTACAATGAGGATGAGTCAACTCTTCATCTGTACTTCCATACGGGTGATATTGTCGCTTATCCTTACGTCGACAAAGAAGATTATCAATCGGTTCTTGATGCGACAAACCGTTACGATACTCTCATGAAGGTGACGCAAAAAGGACAATATACGGATGAGATCCGCTCTGATGGGCCCGAGACCGGCGTCCCGGCATGGCAAGACATATAG
- a CDS encoding GNAT family N-acetyltransferase, protein MIRPRNARTDDTEIIRLIRKELIPLSYTASPRDAQTIRDLSKRLRGGVTFVASRTKTSTPLGFIHLYTQGDTLLYDMLAVHPRHRGRQIGTMLMAQGEAYGLSQKCSVARLFVDQGNPRAHRLYSRLGYETIGYYPELRCYELVKNLKKTY, encoded by the coding sequence ATGATTCGGCCAAGAAATGCGCGAACGGACGACACCGAAATCATTCGTCTAATTAGAAAAGAGCTTATACCGCTCTCTTACACAGCTTCTCCCCGCGACGCCCAAACCATCCGTGACCTGTCTAAGCGGCTGCGCGGCGGTGTTACCTTCGTCGCCTCGCGAACGAAGACGAGCACGCCGCTTGGATTTATCCACCTTTATACACAAGGCGATACACTCCTGTACGACATGCTCGCTGTGCATCCGCGGCATCGCGGCAGGCAGATCGGCACGATGCTCATGGCGCAGGGCGAAGCCTACGGCCTTTCGCAGAAATGCAGCGTTGCCCGATTGTTCGTAGATCAAGGGAATCCAAGAGCACATCGTCTTTATTCGCGGCTCGGATACGAAACAATCGGTTATTACCCGGAGTTACGCTGTTATGAATTGGTCAAAAATCTTAAGAAAACGTATTAA